From Humisphaera borealis, the proteins below share one genomic window:
- a CDS encoding FkbM family methyltransferase: MFKRVARAVVPGPLRRFLQKRKLDRQVAAYPRRVVQHRYGDAILKVELADGLADGWYDHDWEPLPELAVLGRGRLGAKARVFDVGAHQGVVGLMLGRRVGSSGQVIIVEPNPHNFAMCRRNVELNAMPWVVPLQAAVSDRVGVLAFSGGLNGAAAEVSDYGGVIDVPAVTLDTLTAEYGAPDVVFVDVEGYECRALAAAFATFAAAPDWFVEVHVGCGLEAAGGSVEEVLGRFPESEFKRFVHSEGDKEAIPLGSAPAEKFSARFFLTALHRTAGV; encoded by the coding sequence ATGTTCAAAAGGGTCGCCCGTGCCGTCGTCCCGGGGCCGCTACGCCGGTTCCTCCAGAAGCGCAAGCTCGATCGCCAGGTGGCCGCATACCCGCGGCGCGTGGTCCAGCACCGGTACGGCGACGCGATCCTGAAGGTCGAGTTGGCCGACGGCTTGGCCGACGGCTGGTACGACCATGACTGGGAGCCGCTCCCGGAACTGGCCGTGCTTGGGCGCGGGCGGCTTGGGGCCAAGGCACGTGTGTTCGATGTCGGTGCTCACCAAGGGGTAGTCGGGCTGATGCTGGGCCGCCGAGTTGGCTCGTCCGGGCAGGTGATAATCGTCGAACCAAACCCACATAACTTCGCGATGTGCAGGCGCAACGTTGAATTGAACGCGATGCCCTGGGTGGTGCCACTTCAGGCGGCTGTATCTGACCGCGTCGGGGTGCTCGCGTTCAGCGGCGGGCTGAACGGTGCCGCAGCCGAGGTCAGTGACTACGGCGGCGTAATCGACGTCCCCGCGGTTACCTTAGATACTCTCACCGCCGAGTACGGCGCACCGGACGTGGTATTCGTGGACGTCGAGGGGTATGAGTGCCGAGCGCTAGCCGCCGCGTTCGCAACGTTTGCCGCCGCTCCAGATTGGTTCGTGGAGGTCCATGTGGGGTGCGGATTGGAAGCTGCGGGGGGATCAGTTGAGGAGGTTTTGGGCCGGTTCCCGGAAAGCGAGTTCAAGCGGTTCGTTCACTCCGAAGGGGATAAGGAGGCGATACCGCTCGGTTCCGCACCTGCGGAAAAGTTCTCCGCCCGGTTTTTCCTGACGGCGTTGCACCGGACGGCCGGAGTGTAG
- a CDS encoding acyltransferase family protein encodes MPAHALRPTAEIVSLTALRGVLASWVVVYHFWNDVLVLFPGADAFSPLARCGHMAVPAFFMLSGFVLAHTYTDNLATLSAHRVFVFLLRRLARIYPVHLVTLLAVGAMVYVSERAGFRLTDAGYTSRDFALNLLVVHTWVPHFSLNWNYPSWSISSEWFAYLLFPFAVSLGTRLGLTARLPAMALAVFGAAGSVGIGLFWRPWPFYELVLVVPTFLAGVVLCWSVRNGEPVTGPAAQWASLALVAVMAACCFVPDASVVVGLLMCLPLLLIAVLARAGAGCHPLWTATTVAFVGEVSYALYMTHTLAQKVAYKLLPSARFADAGVVTRVGVLAVYLALIVACCLATYYLVERPCRRWFRRSARQETGAGTAQPAHAGAGA; translated from the coding sequence ATGCCCGCCCACGCGCTCCGTCCGACCGCCGAAATCGTCTCGCTGACCGCCCTTCGCGGCGTCCTCGCGTCGTGGGTGGTGGTGTACCACTTCTGGAACGACGTCCTTGTGCTATTCCCGGGCGCGGATGCTTTCTCGCCGCTGGCCCGGTGTGGCCATATGGCGGTCCCAGCGTTCTTCATGCTCAGCGGGTTCGTTCTCGCGCACACCTACACCGACAATCTCGCCACTCTGTCGGCCCACCGCGTGTTCGTTTTCCTGTTGCGCCGCCTAGCCCGCATCTACCCAGTTCACCTGGTGACACTGCTCGCGGTGGGGGCGATGGTGTACGTGAGCGAACGGGCCGGGTTCCGGCTCACGGACGCCGGCTATACGAGTCGCGACTTCGCCCTGAACCTGCTCGTGGTGCATACTTGGGTGCCGCACTTCTCGCTAAACTGGAACTACCCATCGTGGTCGATCAGTTCAGAGTGGTTCGCGTACCTACTGTTCCCGTTTGCCGTGTCGCTGGGGACTCGGCTAGGGCTGACAGCCCGTCTTCCCGCGATGGCCCTCGCCGTGTTCGGTGCCGCCGGGTCGGTCGGGATAGGCCTTTTCTGGCGGCCGTGGCCGTTCTACGAGTTGGTGCTGGTCGTCCCGACGTTTCTGGCGGGGGTGGTGCTGTGCTGGTCGGTCCGCAACGGTGAACCGGTGACCGGTCCGGCGGCCCAATGGGCGTCGTTGGCGCTGGTGGCGGTGATGGCAGCGTGTTGCTTCGTGCCCGACGCGTCAGTGGTAGTTGGGCTACTGATGTGTCTGCCGTTGCTGCTGATCGCGGTTCTGGCCCGGGCTGGGGCTGGGTGCCATCCACTCTGGACCGCCACCACTGTAGCGTTTGTCGGTGAGGTCTCGTACGCGCTCTATATGACGCACACGCTGGCCCAAAAAGTGGCGTACAAGTTGCTTCCATCCGCGCGGTTCGCCGATGCTGGCGTCGTCACGCGCGTCGGGGTGCTAGCAGTTTACCTTGCGCTGATCGTAGCCTGCTGTTTGGCCACCTACTACCTGGTGGAGCGCCCGTGCCGCCGGTGGTTCCGTCGCTCGGCACGTCAGGAGACCGGGGCGGGTACCGCGCAGCCAGCGCACGCAGGCGCGGGGGCGTGA
- a CDS encoding glycosyltransferase family 4 protein: MRRTVLHITPALFGHAGAYGGAERYSFELARHMARVADTTLISFGDQPSRFTTGDGLTVQVLGPAWRARGQRFNRFHCGIVRAVAEADVVHCHQPHTLAAELAAMLARISGRGVFASDLGGGGWGFSSYLKTDQWFHGHLHISQYSLRTAAHETRPGAGVIYGGVDTAMFSPNPVIPKEPLVVFVGRLMPHKGVNDLIDALPKGMTLELIGRPYNATYQRDLKRLAARKRVLFRHDCTDGDIVTAYQRAVCVVLPSVYRDCYGNESKVPELLGQTPLEGMACGTPAIVTNVASLPEVVADGETGFVVPPNDPAALRARLELLRDNPTAVTTMGEAGRRRVLDRFTWSGTVARCLEAYTAR; the protein is encoded by the coding sequence GTGAGGCGTACGGTCCTGCACATCACCCCCGCGCTCTTTGGCCATGCCGGAGCGTACGGCGGGGCGGAGCGGTATTCGTTTGAGCTGGCGCGTCACATGGCCCGGGTGGCCGACACGACGCTAATCAGCTTCGGCGATCAGCCTTCGCGCTTCACGACGGGCGATGGCCTAACGGTTCAGGTACTTGGCCCGGCTTGGCGAGCGCGCGGGCAACGTTTCAATCGGTTCCATTGCGGCATCGTCCGCGCCGTCGCGGAGGCCGATGTGGTACATTGCCACCAGCCCCACACGCTCGCGGCGGAACTCGCCGCAATGTTGGCCCGCATTTCTGGGCGAGGGGTGTTTGCCTCGGACCTCGGCGGAGGCGGGTGGGGATTCTCATCCTATTTGAAGACAGACCAATGGTTTCACGGACACCTGCACATTAGTCAATACAGTCTAAGGACTGCCGCGCATGAGACTCGACCCGGCGCTGGGGTAATCTACGGCGGTGTAGACACCGCGATGTTCTCACCAAACCCAGTCATCCCGAAAGAGCCGCTCGTTGTCTTCGTTGGGCGACTTATGCCGCATAAGGGCGTGAACGACCTGATCGATGCCCTTCCTAAAGGGATGACTTTGGAGCTCATTGGTCGACCCTACAATGCCACATATCAGAGGGATCTGAAACGACTGGCAGCCAGAAAGCGCGTGTTGTTCCGACACGACTGTACGGATGGCGATATCGTGACGGCGTACCAGCGAGCTGTGTGTGTGGTACTTCCAAGCGTCTATCGAGACTGCTATGGCAATGAGTCGAAGGTGCCTGAACTGCTCGGCCAGACACCACTGGAAGGGATGGCTTGCGGGACGCCGGCGATCGTGACGAACGTCGCGAGCCTGCCGGAAGTGGTCGCAGACGGCGAGACCGGGTTCGTAGTGCCCCCGAACGACCCGGCGGCACTTCGCGCGCGTCTCGAACTCCTGCGCGACAACCCGACCGCAGTGACAACGATGGGTGAGGCCGGTCGCCGTCGTGTGCTGGACCGGTTCACCTGGTCCGGCACGGTGGCGCGGTGCCTTGAAGCCTACACCGCACGCTGA
- a CDS encoding glycosyltransferase family 4 protein, protein MRVLIATRHLSIVGGVETYLRAVLPRLRDYGFDLAVLAEHGEPSGGVVSGVPGVPVWLAGAGAIAEVERWVPDVVYAHGLGDPNLEAALADRFPTVLYAHNYQGTCVSGTKCQTRPEFAPCARVLGPGCLAAYLPRGCGGRNPVTMLSLYRSQRRSRSNLGRYRAVLVASAHMAAEFRRHGAPEDRLRLVPLFPPDAVPDPKPPESRQRSDRVLFVGRVTVQKGLRHLIEAVPIASARIGRPLTLVVAGDGPDRGAAESEAKRHGVPVEFLGWVDSARRTGEMRGADVLLVPSVWPEPFGLVGVEAGCVGLPAVGYATGGIPDWLSPGVSGESAPGERPDPKELAAALVRALSSEKHLQRLRVGAREMAARFTPEAHLAQLIDVFHAVSHAGRLAATGAK, encoded by the coding sequence ATGCGCGTTCTCATCGCGACACGGCATCTCAGCATTGTTGGCGGTGTCGAAACGTATCTCCGTGCGGTGCTCCCGCGGCTCCGGGACTACGGGTTCGACCTCGCGGTCCTGGCCGAACACGGCGAACCGTCCGGAGGCGTGGTCTCGGGCGTCCCCGGGGTGCCGGTATGGCTCGCTGGAGCCGGGGCGATCGCAGAAGTGGAGCGATGGGTGCCGGACGTGGTGTACGCGCACGGGCTAGGTGACCCGAACCTTGAAGCGGCGCTCGCGGACCGATTTCCAACTGTGTTGTACGCGCACAATTATCAGGGTACCTGCGTGAGCGGGACCAAATGCCAGACGCGGCCCGAGTTCGCGCCGTGCGCGCGGGTCCTAGGGCCGGGGTGCCTGGCGGCGTACTTACCACGCGGGTGCGGTGGCCGGAACCCGGTCACGATGCTGAGCTTGTACCGGTCCCAGCGCCGAAGCAGGTCGAACCTAGGGCGCTACCGGGCAGTGCTGGTCGCGAGCGCGCACATGGCCGCAGAGTTCCGGCGGCACGGGGCGCCCGAAGACCGGCTCCGGTTGGTACCTCTGTTCCCGCCCGACGCTGTACCCGACCCCAAACCGCCCGAATCGCGGCAGCGCTCGGACCGGGTCCTATTCGTCGGCCGGGTCACCGTGCAGAAGGGGCTTCGGCACTTAATCGAAGCGGTGCCTATTGCGTCTGCCAGAATCGGCCGTCCGCTCACTCTGGTCGTCGCCGGCGATGGTCCGGATCGCGGCGCGGCCGAATCCGAAGCGAAGCGTCATGGCGTACCGGTCGAATTCTTGGGGTGGGTCGATTCGGCCCGTCGGACAGGGGAAATGCGAGGGGCCGACGTGCTCTTGGTGCCGAGCGTATGGCCCGAACCGTTCGGACTGGTGGGTGTCGAAGCTGGGTGCGTGGGCCTACCCGCCGTTGGGTACGCTACTGGCGGCATTCCGGACTGGCTCTCGCCTGGGGTATCGGGCGAATCCGCGCCCGGCGAAAGGCCGGACCCAAAGGAATTGGCCGCGGCGTTGGTCCGGGCACTGTCATCAGAAAAGCACTTGCAGCGGTTGCGAGTCGGGGCGCGGGAGATGGCGGCGAGGTTCACTCCAGAAGCACATCTCGCACAACTGATCGACGTGTTCCACGCGGTGTCACACGCCGGACGTCTAGCCGCGACGGGAGCGAAGTAA
- a CDS encoding MBOAT family O-acyltransferase: MLGVFKYWNFVTGLVTGPLGTNPVRWEEAFLPLGVSFFTFEFIHYASDRYRGKVEPGTFAEYLAFIFFFPTMVAGPIKRFQDFAPCLRNPSAEWATDWNRGITRILTGLVKKFAVADLLTSVTDHLNRADIAQAERWVLPVWLFAYGWKIYFDFSAYSDIAIGSGRLFGVKIPENFDWPYFRTNIAEFWRHWHMSLYKWLLDYLFIPLGGSRGSTVFTCRNVMVVMLVSGIWHGAGLNFVVWGAWHGLLLVIHRLWSRRGGTTDPRPESRAEKLGGWLLTYIAVNAGWAFFAMDLETAMFFFHRVVVG, translated from the coding sequence GTGCTTGGGGTGTTTAAGTACTGGAACTTTGTAACCGGGTTAGTGACCGGCCCACTTGGTACAAACCCGGTACGGTGGGAAGAAGCATTCCTTCCCCTTGGCGTGTCATTCTTCACATTTGAGTTTATCCATTACGCGTCCGACCGATATCGCGGGAAAGTGGAGCCGGGGACGTTCGCCGAGTACCTCGCGTTCATATTCTTCTTCCCGACAATGGTGGCTGGGCCGATCAAGCGGTTCCAAGACTTCGCACCGTGCCTGCGGAACCCGTCCGCCGAGTGGGCGACCGACTGGAACCGCGGGATAACTCGCATCCTCACAGGGCTAGTAAAGAAGTTTGCGGTCGCAGACCTACTAACCAGCGTCACGGACCACTTGAACCGAGCCGACATCGCACAGGCCGAACGATGGGTACTACCGGTATGGCTGTTCGCCTACGGGTGGAAGATCTACTTCGACTTCTCAGCGTACTCGGACATCGCCATCGGCTCTGGCCGGCTGTTCGGAGTGAAGATCCCCGAGAACTTCGACTGGCCATACTTCCGCACCAACATCGCGGAGTTCTGGCGGCACTGGCACATGTCGCTGTACAAGTGGCTGCTCGACTATCTGTTCATTCCGCTCGGCGGATCACGCGGGTCGACTGTATTCACATGCCGCAACGTGATGGTGGTGATGCTCGTGAGCGGCATCTGGCACGGAGCCGGGCTCAACTTTGTCGTTTGGGGCGCATGGCACGGCCTGCTGTTGGTGATTCATCGGCTATGGTCCCGGCGCGGCGGGACGACCGACCCGCGACCTGAGTCGCGAGCCGAAAAACTTGGAGGTTGGCTACTCACCTACATCGCGGTAAACGCGGGCTGGGCGTTCTTCGCGATGGACCTAGAAACGGCAATGTTCTTCTTCCACCGGGTGGTTGTCGGATGA